A genome region from Yoonia vestfoldensis includes the following:
- a CDS encoding BrnT family toxin — translation MKIEYDAAKRAKTLAERGLDFESVRNLDWDGAIYAQDSRADYGETRYIVFGYIGQDFVCVAYTIRNNRLRVISLRKGNTRERKTYDAIKAND, via the coding sequence ATGAAGATCGAGTATGATGCCGCAAAGCGCGCCAAAACCCTTGCGGAGCGTGGACTTGATTTTGAAAGCGTAAGGAATCTCGATTGGGATGGCGCTATCTACGCCCAAGACAGCCGAGCTGATTATGGGGAAACGCGCTATATTGTTTTTGGCTACATCGGGCAGGACTTCGTCTGCGTCGCCTATACAATCAGAAATAACAGGTTGCGCGTTATATCCCTGCGAAAGGGAAACACGAGAGAAAGGAAAACATACGA